In the Necator americanus strain Aroian chromosome X, whole genome shotgun sequence genome, aataaacagaCGGCAATGAACCACGTGCCTCAGCGTGACGCATTACGCGCTCGGTGGAGGCAGTAAGCACCTAGgacgaaaaacttcaaaacatgaagaaataacgaaaaactttcaaaagtaTTTCGTTACTTCTTCATGCCACCATATATGAACAGGATTACAtagaaaacttctttttttgctagttCAGCAGTGTCCTCTGCTACAAGTACATCGCCTCAAAGGTTTTGGCaggcaaaaattaatttccatCACTTTCTTAGTTGAATGTTTGTTATCAACGATCTTAGTCGGGTTTTGGGATACTGCTAAAACAGCAATCAAAATGCTAATCATGCACAACTAAATGAGTCGAAAAtccaatttctaaaaaaagaagctaagGAATAAAGATTTTGCTACGACTACTTCCAACTATGCACCATTATGCACAAAAAGGACGAAGTACTATCAAAAGTGAGGAGAAAGGAGCTGTGAGGAGCTTGACATGCTCAGAAGAGACCGGCCAGTGCCGGCTTTCACCAAGGACGTTACACGTCACATGCCCACCCGAAATCAGATCCAGACTATCGCCTGAGAACGATGAAGTGTACGCCTACCAAAGGGCCTCACGCTTTTGCCTGTGTTTTCACCTTTTTCGTTAAGAGGCCtcgatgtatgtatgtatgtatgtatgtatgtatgtatgtatgtatgtatgtatgtatgtatgtatgtatgtatgtatgtatgtatgtatgtatgtatgtatgtatgtatgtatgtatgtatgtatgtatgtatgtatgtatgtatgtatgtatgtatgtatgtatgtatgtatgtatgtatgtatgtatgtatgtatgtatgtatgtatgtatgtatgtatgtatgtatgtatgtatgtatgtatgtatgtatgtatgtatgtatgtatgtatgtatgtatgtatgtatgtatgtatgtatgtatgtatgtatgtatgtatgtatgtatgtatgtatgtatgtatgtatgtatgtatgtatgtatgtatgtatgtatgtatgtatgtatgtatgtatgtatgtatgtatgtatgtatgtatgtatgtatgtatgtatgtatgtatgtatgtatgtatgtatgtatgtatgtatgtatgtatgtatgttgtatgtatgtatgtatgtatgtatgttgtatgtatgtatgtatgtatgtatgtatgtatgtatgtatgtatgtatgtgtgtatgtatgtatgtatgtatgtatgtatgtatgtatgtatgtatgtatgtatgtatgtatgtatgtatgtatgtatgtatgtatgtatgtatgtatgtatgtatgtatgtatgtatgtatgtatgtatgtatgtatgtatgtatgtatgtatgtatgtatgtatgtatgtatgtatgtatgtatgtatgtatgtatgtatgtatgtatgtatgtatgtatgtatgtatgcatgcatgcatgcatgcatgcatgcatgcatGTATGTTTAAAGATGTTTAAAGATGAGGTGTGCATGTATGTTTAAAGATGCAATTGCATTTCCAATTGCATCCTTAAACTTTGCTTTTATGCGCCAGTTTTTAAGAATTATTTAAGAAGTTtttaagaataagaaagaGCGTTGTTTGCCGTTTTGGACAAAATTTGGCCTTAAAAACTCCCTCGGGGGAATGAAATATCGAAATCCTGATATGTTATTCAAAACCAAACCAAAAAACTACGTGTACATTTATGAATAACGAAACAAACATAGAAACAAAATATGGAAGTTCCCTTGGCTATTTGCAGTATGCAGATCAagatcacttcatttttccaaCATCCATGTCGGATAGCATGTATTCTTAAAGGGAAATTATGTGGGGCCCGGACCCACTAATTTTTGACTGCTAGTGGTCTGCGATCCAACTTACTTCGTAGTAACCTTTAGAGACTGCACTAAACTGGATTAGTCGAGTCGATTGATGTCCATACATCATTgtaaacgatatgaagcaagTTTACAAGCAAAAAGGAGTACGGAGAGATCATTGTCAACATTTTATTGATTGGAAGTTCATAGCATATTCCTTAATGTCGTTTGTTTCAAATATCGAAtataaatgttttcaaatacttATATGAATGATATCACTTAAACTGTATTCCTTTTTCATTAATGCGTCTGCTGTGTGCAAGTTACCGGCGCTCCTTGATTTCTGTATAAACGTGTTTCCATCCCATTCAAAGTTGAAGAAACAGTAGTTCTATGGAAATgagctttctttttgaaagacGACGCTGAGTATTTGCCGCTTTGCTTATCATATGTGTCGCAAGTATTAgcgagttttaaaaaaagttgcacCAACGGGTTTGACCGCAGTCCCGAATCACTGAGGTTTTTATGACCGCGTGTTGTTCTGTACAGCGACTTGCAGAGGTCACCCGatatcaggtcagtgtttttatcctcccgaacGAGTTTGGCTCCCATTCCGAGCGCCCGGAAGGATTAAAGGATTGGTCCGCACTAGtctggtttcgaaccatcgatcgaacCATTGTCGTGCAGGCACAATGGCACCCACTCTTACCAACTacgctatagtcgggtcaaaacgtcatgaagcacggtgctttgcgtatgcgctcgaaacggttcCGGTGAAGGCACCACTTAGAACCggggtggaaccatcgcaaactgcagcgaagggtggtgccagcaagggtcccagtatgctcttaaccgctacgctccaccgcaccgcctcgagagaagccgcgtacgcaattgcaccctgcttcatgtcgttttgaccatattaTTCCTCTGTTCCCTTCTCCTTGCGTAAAATCTCCACATTAGGACATGTTTGACTAGGGAATCATGGCTATGAACAAGTGACGAAATGTGGAGCAACAACTGACAGGTTCTATGTTACTGTTATTGTTCTACGTTTTAACACGGCTGACAGGTTCCATTCATATAAAAACTACAGAATAGATGCAACTCTGTGCGAAATAACAGTTTTTAGTTCACCCACCTTATCATTACGTTCACACAAGAACTTGAGCTTCTGAGCCTTCTTATGCATAAAAACACCATCAAGGTGACCTGTGTCAACGGAGCGTATCTCAATAGCTTTATTTCCCCAACCCATGATTTGTCCAGTTGAAATATAGGCTTAAAAGATAGGTTAGAAAAAATCGTCTCGCAGGCTTAATCACAAATTGCAAAATACGACCAACCGACACTGCTGGGCATCTCACCCCATTGTAGCACTACGTTCTTAGACATTTTCCCATAAGTATTCACATACACGCCCTCATCTGCAATAAAGAAGGATTAACTATCGaacaaaaaagtgggaaaaatgtGTCTTGTTACGTCATGGATAGAATCCATGTTTTCTGTCAGTAagtcaaaaacagaaaatcccaTTCACCTtagtattaaaataaaaatatggagaCAAAAAAGCCGCAATAGTACTAGTAATACTTAAACTATGTATGTAAACCATGTAAACTACCACTTATAGAACAGAGAGTATGTGGAACATACTGTCGTAACAAAGAAGCAGTTGCATTCCATTGCTATTAGGAAGAACAACAATGCAATGAGGAACCATATTTTGTTGAGGCTGAAATAATTCAGTAGTAGGTTGCTGGactcacacaaaaaaaaaacaaacaacaagcaAATTTCTATTATCGAAAGCTATATCTGAAAATGCATACATTTGGAGGATTATAGATGTCGTATATAGCGGCTGAATCAAGATCAATTGCATGAAATCCTTCGTGCGAGCCGTACAATACTTTAAGGCGTGCATTATCTTCCACAGTCAAATCAACAATGAGCGGTAAATGAGATAACGATCCGAAAGACTAGAAAAAGACATAGAAAGTTTGGTCTGCAGGGAGAGGATACTCTGAAACAATTCCAACAAAGACCAAACATGTACCTTGAAACTCATAAACTTATGGTACGGTTTAGGAGCCCATGCATATATTTCAATGCTGTTCTCCAAACCCACAACTAAGAATTTGATACGCTCATAGCGAACGATTTTGAAGTGTATTGCACCTTGAAGGTCGCCAACGTTGACCCATCCATTACGCTTCTCTGCTGTCGCTCCGGATGCAGAACCCTAAACAGTTTTAGCTTTCGAATTGGTTTCCGTGTCGAAGTGATATTCGACAAATTGCAGAATGGACTTCACCTCTGTCCTTAAAATCTTCTGTTTCAGCCAGCTCAGATAGTAGACTcttattcttctctttcttccagATATAGTTATGAGTATATTTTGTCCTTCTAAGACAGTCATTTGCTCAAAACGACGCCGGCTAATCAACTGGTACACTGAAAATTCACCTCTAGCCTGAGAaagtttgaaatgaaaagaaaaaatccaatgaaagaaaaaagtcgaatAAATGAACTTGCCTGCAATTTCGCCCATTcctagaatttaatttttttcagaataaaatcTTGTTTACATAAGTTGGgctaaacgaaaaaaaaacgccctcGCAGCTATTTACACCAATCaacgaaaagattttttccttaaaggcatcaccccacgaatctgaggtggtaccgatttcaggtggagtattcgtatacaggatgggagactacggagagagaggtgattccgtccatttcttgctaattgccgtaaaaaacggcccggaagatacagcttcattcgttttggcgcaccattttgtacaagaggttcgattggagcgcgccagtcttgtgcggcgccgcatcttccgggccgttttttacggcaattagaaagaaatggacggaatcacctccctctccgtagtctcccatctcgtatacgaatactccacttgaaatgtgcaccacctcagattcgtggggtgatgcctttaagttacaTGTGCCTTATGAACCCTGTCATGTTGGGAAATTCGGAGTCTTGTACGACCAGTCACTTGTGAAAACTGATTAGAAATTGAGTGTGAAAAGGCTGTTCAATAACCAGCATTATTATTCCTGAAAATGAACGAGTCAGTCGGAAAGGAGAAATGGCTCTTCAACGGTTTCCGCAGGGAGAGCGTGTGGCAGATTGTGAGGAACGGCAAAGGGGGTCCCCGCGGATTcaccgcgaatgcctccgagacattacgtgtGCAAAGGATATGTCGggggatacgcgaacatatctcgaGATGCAGACAAACGTTTCAGATGTTCTACTGATCATAGACGTAGAGTACGCAGTtacaaagtaaaaatgaaatgaagaatagTGAGAATTGTCAAAATTATGGAATCACTTGGCAAACAATGTATTTAATACTACATGATATTTTCTGTGGTGTGAGAGAGGAGCGTATTTTGTCTAGATGTTACATTCAGGAAGtatagaaatcttatcaaataaATTCTCTCTCTTCCAAGAGGTCGGAGATACAGAAAGTTCCTCTgtccggaaataaattaggctacgaAAAagcttggaacttacaggataACGGTAATCCTCATTttcgttacttttgaaagctggaatgttctgTTTCTAGCGAAATTTTCCATATACGTAGACAGGAGCTATTAGATGCACCTTTATCCcttatttcacgtgaggatttctcttgcttctggtacgctTACAGATTTGAGATCACATCACATCACAAAGTTCcagtggatgtgtctgattctccagaacaatttaGTAGCTCGTGAATTATATCTTAGCCGGTGATGCACGATCAGCGGTAATTCCGATTCAAGAATGGTTGCGATTATGCTTTGCCAAGACAAATAGCGTTGGAGCGTACCTTGAAGAAGTCCACTTCTGTCGCTGCCCAAATAATTGGCTTTACCTACTTATCAGTAGACTAAGAAGTAGCTTACAGTTTATTTGATCTGACGTAAAACCTTACGTTTATCAGAGTCAAGAGCACGATGAGATTATCTCGTCGGGGGCTACGAAGTAAGGGAGAGGGGTGAGCATGGGTGAATGGAGCACAGCACGATAATCAAGACAGAATATTATGTAGTATTAATTAGTTACACAAAAGATAtagtgtctggcattaatcaatccgcctgggcaTGCGCTACcacacattcacttcaaaatcgttttatttctacgaacgtgtaactggcctatacagtgatttgcgggggctaaccgatgtgtcaagtcagcgtttttatcctcccagagaagtctcgtgccaatttatcgaccccggagggattaAAGTCTTGGTTGggactaggacggattcgaacctcctatcgatcgtgcagacagcgggacctcttaccgattgcgctacacccaccaaGCGTAGGACAGTAATATGGAAGCATCAACATTATATTTTGACAATGCACAATGTGTTGACAATGTGACAATAGGACCACGCGGGTTCAACATCCATATACAGGCAAGGGTGCtgcgtcagatcacgtaaacatttGGGTACACGCAATTGTCAAGGCCATAAAACAATTCACAGACGTGGTAGATTAAGACTTTTATTATACAGCGcgacatatatatatatatatatatatatatatatatatatatatatatatcatatatatatatatacatatatatatatataatatatatatatatatatacatatatatatatatgtcgTGGCGTCTGGCCAATCGCGGGTCTTGTGGTAGAAACTTCTTGTAGTACTCGTTTCTCTCGCCTCCATTGATCAAAAGTAATAGCAGTAAAATTTTCTGTAAACCTTTGCTACAGAATTAAAGTTGTCTTTTCCCTAGTAGCATtcctattttcaaaaatgtaagcattaattcctttaatttaatttttaatttctttttagtcatttttttcactaaaagctttcaattttcttcctgaagccgtcagttctacacttggAGTATATTAAAACTTGCTTTAATACATATATTCCTTCAATACTACAACATCATCTTACCGCTTTCTGGCGGCGGCGCACCAATTGGAAGCCGTAGGGGCCGTCTTCTCTTATGTTGGGATTTCGTTTTACGTTtcatacatatacacacacgtgacatTCTAACCCtgctattatatagcatgataaatAAAGGCATCGGTCAAAAAGAGCAGTAGGACGCAGCTAGTTCGACTCTCCAGTGGACTTAATTTAtacaaaagaggaaaatcttAGAACTACatctaaaatatgaaaaatcaatattacaTGATTTCCAACAGTTTATACTTTAGtgaatttaaaatattcaagTGTCAAAAACACAGAGACTACTACTCGTATTACTAGGTTAAGGATATCTTCAATAAGTTCTTGAGATAAGCAGTTTGAAAAATACTTTGGAGAAGAAGAATAGTTTCGTAGAAAGAGGGATGCTCTGCAAAATGCTTGAATAAGCATTTTCGAAAACgctcagttttattttttgaaacttcaaTGGGACACAGACGAAAAATTAACATTCTCCGCAATCTGTGCCCCActcaaatattgaaaaatatatGAAGGCCTGGGAGGTGTGAAATTTACAATTCGGGTAGGGGAAATCCTCACCTATAACACATTTAGAATCAAATTACTTACATTAAAAATATGACATATGATCTCAAAAATACGGTAGTTATTAGACATTATTTAAGATCGTACACCTCTCGTGCTCGAGCAGAAGTCAGAATCTTTCTCATTCTAGAAAAGCGGTACCTTTTTTAAAGCTCATCCCCATATTTGGAATAGAGGGGAATCTAGAAGTCTATCTACGAACACTCTCCTATTTAGGTTGTCTTGTTCCCCCTCTTTGTTATTTCCAAACACGGCAAGCTTTTGCTGCGTCCACGGCAAAAGTGCGGTTCTATATAAAAAGGAGTTTATTATCAGCGTTGATTCCTGAAATATCTTCATGGaaagtttgtttgaaattgGTGAAACCACTACGATTTGTATACTAGACATGCATACACACGAATTTCTGCTTTATATATACCAAGTTGGTGCAAAACTAatgcactttttcaaaaacatttagtTCGAATCATTATAACTCGcctcaaaatgaaaaatctcaaatctTTGCCAAGCAAATACAAGTTTGCTCATTCCCGCTGCATAAAAATCCGAGCTTATAGAGTCTAGGAACCTCCGGGAATCGTCTTCGGCATCACCTTGGTTTTGAAAGATCTTACTTCGTAGGCAGCTGTCCACATGTTTGGAAAAATGTTAGCCGATTGACGAAAGTTCTGGCGAATATGGTAGGTGAGACAAAGTCCCGTAGCCTAAAGCGTTCAACTTCAGTAGCGTCACCTTTGAAATGTGTGGCCGGGCATTGTAGCGTATAAGAAATGGATCCTCTCTTTTCAGTAACGCTGAGCAAAAAGTTGGATTTTCCGGTGCATTTCGTCCAGTTTTTTGCACTATTTCCCTGCAGTGATGGTCTCGCCAGGTTTCAATAAGCTGTATTGGATTACACCTGTAGCACACCACCACGCAGCCACCATGGTCTACTTTGAGTGCATTTTCGGTTTCGAAGAGTGATTGGGAGCTTCATCCTTGCCCATTTATGAGTACGAGGCTTCGTGTTGTCGTAAAGGATCCATTTCTCATCGCACGTAAAAACATGATCGAGAAATGCATCGTCTTTGTTGTGCGTTAATCAGATCTCAGGTTTCCTTGGGACTCGCTCAGTTCATGCGGCACCCActtgttcaatttttccaactttccagttttttttccaaatggcaGACGACTGTTGAATGGTTAACGCCTAGTTCTTGGGCAACCCCTCGTGTTTTTTAGGCGGACCATCTACTTGATATTCCGAGCTGTCTCCGCTGCAGACCTGCTCAGCTCGTAGAAGAAGATatggaaaaaatctttcttggACATATTATCTTCTAAGTCTTGGTACTGATCAAACACTGATTctcgttcaaaatcacttcagcATACGTAACCATAACGAAATACGCTACAAAACGTTATACGGCTTCTAATATTAAAGATAAGTGTAAccggaaaaatattaaaatgaaaaataaaaatgtgaaaataaggCAACGAAAACagcgcattatttttgcaccaacctaatataaCGGAgttggtgtagcgcagtcggttgaAGGTCCAGTTTTAAGTGCACGATCAATCGTTTGAAACTTCCCTAGTGTCAAAAAAAGCCTTTCAGCCCTCCAAGATTGACAAATTGGTGCTAAacttgtatgggaggataGAAGCACTAACTTGATAAATCTAGTGGACcgcgcaagtcattgtacagtgGTCATCATGGAAACCTCAATGCTACTCAATTGCAGTCAAACAactgacgcatcccaagcggattgatacactatatattatatatatatatatatatatatatatatatatatatatatatatatatatatatatatatatatatatatatatatatatatatatatatatatatttttttagtctGAACgcccggctaaagccggacttcagactttctttgATGTTCGCTTCGCTTGCCTTCGGTGATCAATGAAATTTAATAGTAGTggaattttctgtgaaattagatttgtgtttatctaacaacgcttttttcctctctcctattataaatataagcgaaagatttcatagttttcttcctatACGCGTCACTTCTATATTtaaagaatattcaaacttcagtttcaaacacCCCTtcaatcaccttgatcaccttgactcccgctgatcttcgaactggtcgagcgggcgccagtaattcttccatttgtcccgatcgcgtgccagagtagctcagtggt is a window encoding:
- a CDS encoding hypothetical protein (NECATOR_CHRX.G24303.T2), with translation MGDYGEGVYQLISRRRFEQMTVLEGQNILITISGRKRRIRVYYLSWLKQKILRTEGSASGATAEKRNGWVNVGDLQGAIHFKIVRYERIKFLVVGLENSIEIYAWAPKPYHKFMSFKSFGSLSHLPLIVDLTVEDNARLKVLYGSHEGFHAIDLDSAAIYDIYNPPNPQQNMVPHCIVVLPNSNGMQLLLCYDNEGVYVNTYGKMSKNVVLQWGEMPSSVAYISTGQIMGWGNKAIEIRSVDTGHLDGVFMHKKAQKLKFLCERNDKVFFSSAKGGGSCQIYFMTLNKPGLSNW